One window of Candidatus Hydrogenedentota bacterium genomic DNA carries:
- a CDS encoding Gfo/Idh/MocA family oxidoreductase — translation MIKKIRWGILGTGSIAHQFARGLRAAEGAELSAVGSRAAKTAEAFGNEFDIPRRHATYEALASDPEVDAIYVATPHPMHKECTLLSLNHGKAVLCEKPFAVNVREAAEMVKTARDKKLFLMEAMWTRFIPVVVKAREWVRQGKIGEVRMLQSDFGFRAGWDETSRLLDPKFAGGALLDVGIYPIALAYFFLGGGPQRIVSTATLGDTGVDEQNAIVFEYASGALALLSSAVRTNTQQEAFILGTEGNIKLHAPFWKATKATLTVDGKGEETCEIPHKGNGYEYEAEEVMQCMRAGRLESPVIPLDETLAMMETMDAIRAQWGMKYPFE, via the coding sequence ATGATTAAGAAGATTCGCTGGGGCATCTTAGGAACCGGTTCTATTGCACATCAGTTCGCGCGAGGACTGCGCGCAGCTGAAGGCGCGGAACTCAGCGCGGTGGGTTCCCGTGCCGCGAAAACGGCTGAGGCGTTCGGGAACGAATTCGACATCCCGCGCAGGCACGCCACGTACGAAGCCTTGGCAAGTGACCCCGAAGTGGACGCGATTTACGTAGCCACGCCGCATCCAATGCATAAGGAATGCACGCTTCTTTCGCTCAATCACGGCAAGGCCGTGCTATGCGAGAAGCCGTTCGCGGTAAACGTGCGCGAGGCGGCGGAGATGGTGAAGACGGCCCGCGACAAGAAACTGTTTCTTATGGAAGCAATGTGGACGCGGTTCATTCCCGTTGTGGTGAAAGCCCGCGAATGGGTGCGCCAAGGGAAGATCGGCGAAGTGCGCATGCTCCAGTCGGACTTTGGATTTCGCGCGGGATGGGACGAAACAAGCCGCTTGCTGGACCCGAAGTTTGCGGGAGGCGCGCTGCTTGACGTCGGCATCTACCCGATTGCGCTCGCCTATTTCTTCCTGGGCGGCGGACCACAGCGCATCGTCAGCACCGCCACGCTGGGTGACACCGGCGTTGACGAGCAAAACGCCATTGTCTTCGAGTATGCCTCGGGCGCGCTGGCGCTGCTGTCGTCGGCCGTGCGCACCAATACGCAGCAGGAGGCCTTCATTCTCGGGACCGAGGGCAATATCAAGTTGCATGCCCCGTTCTGGAAAGCCACCAAGGCCACACTGACCGTAGACGGCAAAGGCGAAGAAACGTGCGAGATTCCGCATAAGGGAAACGGCTACGAATACGAAGCGGAAGAAGTCATGCAGTGCATGCGCGCGGGAAGGCTCGAGAGTCCGGTGATTCCGTTGGATGAAACGCTCGCCATGATGGAAACGATGGACGCCATCCGCGCGCAATGGGGTATGAAGTATCCATTCGAGTAA
- a CDS encoding aldo/keto reductase, with the protein MQYGTVSGVTKPVSRLVQGTVMVGSAEPDMYMPLLDDVFEQGCNTFDTAHIYNGGENERGVGRWVNSRGIRDKVVIIGKGAHHNPDRKRVTPYDITADICDSLARFKFDYIDLYLLHRDDPSVPVGPIVETLNEHMKAGRIHAFGGSNWSAARVREANTYAAEHGPTPFVASSPQFSLVEMIQEPWEGCISIGGPKSVSDRAWYREQGLHLFTWSALAGGFLSGRLTRANASEHAETLYHQSYMSPANLDRLDRAFELAKKKGITVPQLALAWLLNQPLNLFPLVAAYSGEEFRMLSKALEIKLTEEELAWLEGSA; encoded by the coding sequence ATGCAATACGGTACCGTTTCCGGTGTCACGAAACCTGTTTCACGCCTCGTTCAAGGTACGGTAATGGTCGGTTCCGCGGAGCCGGACATGTACATGCCGTTGCTCGACGATGTGTTCGAGCAGGGCTGCAACACGTTCGACACGGCGCACATTTACAACGGCGGCGAGAACGAGCGAGGTGTGGGACGTTGGGTGAACTCGCGCGGCATTCGCGACAAGGTGGTCATCATCGGCAAAGGGGCGCATCACAACCCCGACCGCAAACGCGTGACGCCCTACGACATTACCGCGGACATCTGCGATTCGCTGGCGCGATTCAAGTTCGACTACATCGATCTGTATTTGCTGCACCGGGATGATCCAAGCGTGCCGGTGGGGCCCATTGTCGAAACGCTGAATGAGCATATGAAAGCGGGCCGCATTCACGCGTTTGGCGGATCGAACTGGAGCGCGGCACGCGTTCGCGAGGCCAATACGTACGCCGCCGAACATGGCCCTACACCCTTTGTTGCCAGCAGCCCGCAATTCAGCCTTGTCGAGATGATCCAAGAACCGTGGGAAGGGTGCATCAGTATCGGTGGCCCGAAGTCCGTTTCGGACCGTGCGTGGTATCGCGAACAAGGCCTGCACTTGTTCACGTGGTCGGCGCTTGCGGGCGGGTTCCTTTCAGGCCGGCTGACGCGCGCAAACGCAAGCGAGCACGCAGAGACGCTGTATCACCAGTCGTACATGTCGCCTGCGAATCTTGACCGGCTGGATCGCGCTTTCGAACTGGCGAAAAAGAAGGGCATCACGGTGCCGCAACTTGCCCTCGCCTGGCTGTTAAATCAGCCGCTGAATCTCTTTCCGCTTGTGGCAGCGTACTCCGGCGAAGAATTCCGAATGTTATCGAAGGCGCTGGAAATTAAGCTTACCGAAGAAGAGCTTGCGTGGCTGGAAGGGTCGGCCTAG
- a CDS encoding zinc-dependent peptidase has protein sequence MSWLKRRRRDRLRRQPFPPEWEDILSHNVLYYSLLPDNVKAELRGHVQVLIAEKNWEGCGGLEMTDEIKVTVAGQAAVLLLHRETDYFPELRSILVYPEAFVAPTVEENLGDEFVEGEDVHYGQSWDWGTVVLSWRHALRGTRNRDDGNNLILHEFAHQLDHEDGVTNGTPLLDDEDAQAEWGRVLSGEFEQLWRDVEQNRRTLIDDYGATDPSEFFAVVTECFFERPHALQKRHPELYDVLRQFYRQDPAALRDSAGK, from the coding sequence ATGTCCTGGCTTAAGCGGCGACGCCGCGATCGGCTCCGCCGGCAACCCTTTCCGCCCGAGTGGGAGGACATCCTCTCGCACAACGTGCTCTACTATTCGCTACTGCCCGATAATGTGAAAGCCGAGTTGCGCGGACATGTCCAGGTGCTGATCGCAGAGAAGAACTGGGAAGGCTGCGGCGGTCTAGAAATGACCGACGAGATCAAAGTCACTGTCGCTGGGCAGGCGGCAGTGCTCTTGTTGCACCGCGAAACCGACTACTTCCCGGAATTACGGTCCATACTCGTCTATCCGGAGGCATTTGTCGCGCCGACCGTCGAAGAGAATCTCGGCGACGAGTTCGTGGAAGGCGAAGACGTTCACTACGGCCAATCGTGGGATTGGGGCACGGTGGTGTTGTCGTGGCGGCACGCGCTGCGCGGCACACGAAATCGCGACGACGGCAACAACCTGATTCTTCATGAGTTCGCGCACCAACTCGATCACGAGGACGGCGTCACAAACGGCACCCCATTGCTGGACGACGAAGATGCGCAGGCCGAATGGGGGCGCGTGTTATCCGGCGAGTTCGAGCAACTCTGGCGCGACGTGGAACAGAATCGCCGCACCCTCATCGACGATTACGGCGCAACCGACCCTTCCGAATTCTTCGCGGTCGTCACCGAGTGCTTCTTCGAACGCCCGCATGCCTTGCAGAAACGCCATCCAGAACTCTACGACGTGCTGCGCCAGTTCTACCGGCAAGATCCGGCAGCGCTGAGAGATTCAGCGGGGAAATGA
- a CDS encoding HD domain-containing protein, translating into MLKRIAVIGGKEAKASEELAKAVKGKEIELVKVASKAKIPPAVVVAVADDAKASLTVSIADALATRQEDLLYLLATAIDSREELAPGSSLRVKEHATRFAKALKLSVKDQATLERGALLRDIGKLRIPNRILLKYDLLTHDEWETIYKHSVTGAEVVRDTPAIADIEDIVHYHHERWDGNGYPNGLEGDEIPYLAQAAHILDVYCAMTSVRHYRKEVHSHESVLDYLQSESGAHFHPELLKVFIDAGVGQVGG; encoded by the coding sequence ATGCTGAAGCGGATTGCGGTAATCGGTGGGAAAGAGGCGAAGGCGTCCGAGGAATTGGCGAAGGCCGTTAAGGGCAAAGAAATCGAGTTGGTGAAGGTGGCTTCCAAGGCCAAGATCCCGCCCGCGGTCGTGGTCGCCGTGGCCGACGATGCCAAGGCATCGCTGACGGTTTCCATAGCCGACGCGTTGGCAACGCGGCAGGAAGATTTGCTCTATCTCCTTGCAACGGCCATCGACAGCCGCGAAGAGTTGGCGCCGGGATCGTCGCTGCGGGTGAAGGAACACGCAACGCGGTTTGCGAAGGCCCTCAAGCTATCCGTGAAGGATCAAGCGACGCTCGAGCGCGGTGCTTTGCTGCGCGATATTGGCAAGCTGCGCATCCCGAACCGCATTCTGCTCAAGTACGATCTATTGACCCACGACGAATGGGAAACCATCTACAAGCATTCCGTGACGGGCGCCGAAGTTGTGCGCGACACGCCGGCCATCGCCGATATCGAAGACATCGTCCACTATCACCACGAGCGCTGGGACGGCAACGGATATCCCAACGGCCTTGAAGGCGACGAGATACCGTACTTGGCGCAAGCGGCCCACATCCTTGATGTGTACTGCGCCATGACCAGTGTCCGCCACTACCGCAAGGAAGTCCACAGCCACGAATCCGTGCTTGATTACCTGCAATCCGAATCCGGCGCGCATTTCCATCCGGAGTTGCTGAAGGTATTCATCGACGCAGGCGTGGGGCAAGTTGGAGGATAA
- a CDS encoding arylsulfotransferase family protein, whose protein sequence is MGKRIAIAFLVGVALAAAFVLGYMSHRNGLIPLTWRSMVRETASKLLGNNQAPAATPRGDMFPLRTAATATPDDEAILSIGYLQASKPATETSGVTLHDTDLASKGLNLYTSGHAPEAVLMDMDGRVLHTWRREFASVWPVSSRPDYVREASLQYWRRAYLYPNGDLLAIFEGIGLIKVDKDSNLLWSYRGGCHHDVFMTPSGDIYVLTSELVQPSWLQAEYRYIDNSIAVLDAKGQEKKRVSMLDCFRNSAYAPLLKRLPKEGDLLHVNTLTVLSGSHTNLGPAFAAGNVLVSVLGLDAVAVIDIERQTVPWVMTGMWHAQHQPELLDNGNILVFDNRGAVTHSRVLEVNPLTQEVVWQYPGDGDPPFYSEWCGSSARLPNGNTLITETDNGRALEVTPDHRIAWEFVNPNQLTENGATLVAALFEVVRLPEDYCASWLPKP, encoded by the coding sequence ATGGGCAAACGTATAGCAATCGCCTTTCTAGTGGGCGTCGCATTGGCAGCCGCGTTTGTGCTCGGTTACATGAGCCACCGCAACGGACTGATTCCGCTGACATGGCGTTCGATGGTACGCGAGACGGCGTCGAAGCTGCTTGGCAATAATCAGGCGCCTGCCGCCACTCCGCGCGGTGATATGTTCCCCTTGAGGACGGCGGCAACGGCGACACCGGACGACGAGGCCATACTTTCAATCGGCTACCTACAGGCATCGAAGCCCGCCACCGAGACGTCCGGCGTGACGTTGCACGACACGGATCTTGCGAGCAAGGGACTCAACCTGTACACCTCCGGTCACGCGCCCGAGGCCGTGCTCATGGATATGGACGGCCGCGTGCTCCACACGTGGCGCCGCGAATTCGCGTCTGTGTGGCCTGTTTCATCCCGGCCCGACTACGTGCGCGAGGCGTCGCTGCAATACTGGCGCCGCGCCTACCTCTACCCGAACGGCGACCTGCTGGCGATCTTCGAGGGGATTGGCCTTATCAAGGTGGACAAAGACTCCAACCTCTTGTGGTCCTATCGAGGGGGATGTCATCACGACGTGTTCATGACGCCCAGCGGCGACATCTACGTGCTGACGAGCGAACTCGTGCAGCCTTCGTGGCTCCAGGCCGAGTATCGCTATATCGACAACTCCATTGCCGTGCTCGATGCAAAAGGTCAGGAGAAAAAGCGAGTCAGCATGTTGGACTGTTTCCGCAATTCCGCCTATGCGCCGTTGCTGAAGCGGTTGCCGAAAGAAGGCGATCTGCTTCATGTGAATACCCTGACCGTACTTTCGGGTTCGCACACGAATCTGGGTCCGGCATTTGCCGCGGGGAATGTGTTGGTTTCGGTTCTAGGTCTCGACGCCGTTGCGGTGATAGACATCGAACGACAAACCGTGCCGTGGGTCATGACCGGAATGTGGCACGCCCAGCACCAACCGGAACTGTTGGACAACGGAAACATCCTCGTCTTCGACAATCGCGGCGCAGTCACCCATTCCCGCGTGTTGGAAGTGAATCCACTCACCCAAGAAGTTGTATGGCAATACCCCGGCGACGGCGATCCCCCGTTCTACTCGGAATGGTGCGGCTCAAGTGCGCGCCTCCCGAACGGCAATACCCTCATCACCGAAACCGACAATGGGCGCGCCCTCGAAGTGACCCCGGACCACCGTATCGCGTGGGAGTTCGTCAATCCCAATCAGCTCACCGAAAACGGCGCCACACTCGTCGCCGCTCTTTTCGAAGTGGTCCGCCTACCCGAAGACTACTGCGCCTCCTGGCTCCCGAAACCATAG
- a CDS encoding VWA domain-containing protein, with the protein MNRKMRWLAGLAAIVTVMAGVAWAEPQPILPGGCVVVYDKENKPQGECPLEHTDVSVDISGFLARVTLTQRFGNPFKEPIEAVYTFPMSERGAVDTMTMAIGKRFIRGVVKEREEARQIYEKARNEGKAASLLDQERPNIFTQSVANILPGDTITITISYVEYLKYEDGEYEFSFPMVVGPRYIPGNPTTPGPNAIVPDVNTGLRPGPASTDQVPDSSRVTPPVTPEGTRAGHDISLEVHIDPGFPIRELESKLHEIEVQPNGTTTVVRLKDKKEIPNRDFILRYAVAGEGIGDAVLTHHGDKGGFVTLILQPPDRVAPETVTPKEMIFVIDKSGSMSGFPIEKAKETMKLCVEGMNPDDTFNLVCFSGGLGYCFERPVANTAENRRKALEYLKNLDGGGGTEMMQAINAALGGQDDPKRLRVVCFMTDGFIGNDMAIIDAIQKNVKTARVFAFGIGNSVNRFLIEGMARAGRGASEIVTLESQGDDAAKRFHERIQSPVLTDITVDLGGLGIHGMLPAPNAIPDLFSARPLILTGRFDGAANGKITVRGQTANGPFERTIDVDLPGDQSEHDVLATLWAREQVESIMNQNWLGAQLGNPDKDVKGAITQLGIEFGLVTQYTSFVAVEERVVTEGGKPKTVQVPVEMPDGVSYEGIFGKEGDSGSLAAGTQLMSLGITAGRPAAAPASPVPTKAGAAGEYDYARGGGSASGRRGGESPSTQAEPAPMPSVPELETKDRMNIENLPESESKKPQSTAQDAPATDKKGSPKLDAALQGLAEKVKNGSYESGKVKVTNGLVRVLVNVSSFPEGYMDELKKIGVRVRTELRSRKAFLAEVRVEDLERLASLAYVSRIEPASF; encoded by the coding sequence ATGAATCGGAAGATGCGTTGGTTGGCCGGCTTAGCGGCGATAGTGACCGTGATGGCAGGCGTGGCGTGGGCCGAACCGCAGCCTATTCTCCCTGGCGGCTGCGTGGTGGTGTATGACAAGGAGAACAAGCCCCAGGGTGAGTGTCCGTTGGAGCATACGGACGTGTCGGTGGACATTTCGGGGTTTCTGGCGCGGGTCACGCTGACGCAGCGGTTCGGCAATCCGTTCAAAGAGCCCATCGAGGCGGTGTACACGTTCCCGATGTCGGAGCGGGGCGCGGTGGACACCATGACGATGGCAATCGGCAAGCGGTTCATTCGTGGCGTGGTGAAAGAGCGGGAAGAGGCGCGGCAGATCTATGAGAAGGCGCGTAACGAAGGCAAGGCGGCAAGTCTGCTGGACCAGGAGCGTCCGAACATCTTCACGCAGTCGGTGGCGAACATCCTGCCGGGCGACACGATCACGATTACGATTTCGTACGTGGAGTATTTGAAGTACGAGGATGGCGAGTACGAGTTCAGCTTTCCAATGGTCGTCGGGCCGAGGTACATCCCCGGCAATCCGACCACTCCGGGACCGAACGCCATCGTGCCGGACGTAAATACGGGGTTGCGGCCGGGTCCGGCGAGCACGGATCAGGTGCCGGATTCGAGCCGGGTCACGCCGCCGGTCACGCCCGAAGGCACGCGCGCGGGGCACGACATTTCGCTGGAAGTGCACATCGACCCGGGATTCCCGATTCGGGAATTGGAATCGAAGCTGCACGAGATCGAGGTCCAACCGAATGGCACTACCACCGTGGTCCGGTTGAAGGATAAGAAGGAAATCCCCAACCGTGACTTCATCCTCCGGTATGCCGTGGCGGGTGAGGGAATCGGCGACGCGGTCCTCACCCACCACGGTGACAAAGGCGGGTTTGTCACGCTGATACTGCAACCGCCGGACCGGGTGGCTCCCGAAACCGTGACGCCGAAGGAGATGATCTTCGTCATCGACAAGAGCGGGTCCATGAGCGGGTTCCCCATCGAGAAGGCAAAGGAGACGATGAAGCTGTGCGTCGAGGGGATGAACCCCGACGATACGTTCAACCTGGTGTGCTTCTCGGGCGGGCTGGGCTATTGCTTCGAACGGCCCGTGGCGAATACGGCGGAGAACCGGCGTAAGGCGTTGGAGTACCTCAAGAACCTGGACGGCGGTGGCGGCACGGAAATGATGCAGGCGATCAACGCTGCCCTCGGCGGACAGGACGACCCGAAACGGTTGCGCGTGGTGTGCTTCATGACGGACGGGTTCATTGGCAACGACATGGCGATCATTGACGCGATCCAGAAGAACGTGAAGACCGCGCGGGTGTTCGCGTTTGGGATCGGGAATTCGGTCAACCGCTTCCTCATTGAGGGCATGGCCCGCGCGGGACGCGGCGCGTCGGAGATCGTCACGCTGGAGTCTCAGGGAGACGACGCGGCGAAGCGGTTCCATGAGCGGATTCAGAGCCCGGTGTTGACGGACATAACCGTCGACCTTGGCGGGCTGGGCATCCATGGCATGTTGCCCGCTCCGAACGCAATTCCGGACCTCTTCTCTGCGCGGCCGTTGATCCTGACGGGACGGTTCGACGGGGCAGCGAACGGAAAGATCACCGTTCGTGGGCAGACGGCCAATGGCCCATTCGAGCGGACCATTGACGTCGACCTGCCCGGCGATCAGTCTGAACATGACGTGCTCGCCACGCTGTGGGCGCGGGAGCAGGTGGAGTCGATTATGAATCAGAATTGGCTCGGCGCGCAGTTGGGTAACCCAGACAAAGATGTGAAGGGCGCGATCACCCAGCTTGGCATCGAGTTTGGTCTTGTGACGCAATACACAAGCTTTGTTGCAGTCGAAGAACGCGTTGTTACCGAAGGTGGCAAGCCCAAGACCGTCCAGGTGCCGGTCGAGATGCCGGACGGTGTGAGCTACGAGGGAATCTTCGGGAAGGAAGGCGATAGCGGCAGCTTGGCGGCGGGAACACAGCTCATGTCCCTTGGCATTACCGCCGGGAGACCAGCCGCTGCCCCGGCGTCTCCGGTGCCGACGAAAGCCGGAGCCGCAGGCGAATATGACTACGCCAGGGGCGGGGGATCCGCGTCTGGGCGCCGGGGAGGAGAATCGCCATCCACGCAGGCAGAACCGGCACCGATGCCTTCCGTACCCGAGCTGGAAACCAAAGACCGCATGAATATAGAGAACCTCCCGGAGAGTGAATCAAAGAAACCGCAGTCGACTGCTCAGGACGCGCCTGCGACGGATAAGAAGGGCTCGCCCAAGCTGGATGCCGCGCTTCAAGGTTTGGCCGAGAAGGTCAAAAACGGTTCGTACGAGAGCGGCAAGGTGAAGGTCACCAATGGGCTGGTCCGGGTACTGGTCAATGTCAGTAGCTTCCCGGAGGGATACATGGACGAGTTGAAGAAGATTGGTGTGCGCGTGCGCACGGAGCTGCGGTCGCGGAAGGCCTTCCTGGCCGAGGTTAGGGTGGAAGATCTGGAGCGGCTGGCATCGCTGGCTTACGTGAGCCGCATAGAACCGGCGAGTTTCTAG
- a CDS encoding septal ring lytic transglycosylase RlpA family protein, with protein MFVQQPIMPMADGVASFYSVRENGTLTASGVPLSDEGFTCAMPYGEFGTKVLVVAENGKSVVCRITDRGPHVRGRIVDLSKTAMRALHPRAGTLKVRVYRVGDDTPEGPFG; from the coding sequence ATGTTCGTGCAACAACCGATTATGCCCATGGCCGATGGCGTGGCCTCGTTCTACTCCGTCCGAGAGAACGGTACCCTGACAGCCTCGGGCGTCCCGCTAAGCGACGAAGGGTTCACGTGCGCAATGCCGTACGGAGAATTCGGGACCAAGGTCCTGGTCGTCGCCGAAAACGGGAAATCGGTTGTGTGCCGGATCACAGATCGTGGTCCGCACGTGCGCGGACGAATCGTCGACCTGTCCAAGACGGCGATGAGAGCGCTCCACCCGAGAGCGGGAACCTTAAAAGTAAGGGTCTACCGGGTGGGCGACGATACGCCCGAGGGACCGTTCGGCTAA
- a CDS encoding gamma-glutamyl-gamma-aminobutyrate hydrolase family protein (Members of this family of hydrolases with an active site Cys residue belong to MEROPS family C26.), which translates to MRIHYVQHVAFEGLGSIEAWAKGKGHTLTATRLFQGEAAPQPSELDWLIVMGGPMGVHDEAMFSWLADEKRAIERVIEAGKPVLGVCLGAQLIADVLGARVYPNAHKEIGWFPIELTAEGQASPYFAHMAPKSEVFHWHGDTFELPAGAVHAAKSEACQNQAFIYKDSVVALQFHMETTPQSAGDLLQHCSDELVHAPYIQSAPEILAEPEQFQEINNAMTGLLTAMEKKAKSV; encoded by the coding sequence ATGCGAATTCACTACGTGCAGCATGTGGCATTTGAGGGACTGGGGTCTATCGAGGCTTGGGCGAAGGGAAAGGGTCACACGCTGACAGCTACGCGCCTGTTTCAGGGAGAAGCCGCGCCTCAGCCGAGCGAACTCGACTGGTTGATTGTCATGGGCGGCCCGATGGGCGTACACGACGAAGCCATGTTTTCGTGGCTTGCGGACGAGAAGCGGGCCATCGAACGGGTAATCGAAGCGGGGAAGCCGGTGCTGGGCGTCTGCCTGGGGGCGCAACTCATTGCGGACGTGCTGGGAGCGCGGGTCTATCCCAACGCGCACAAAGAAATTGGCTGGTTTCCCATTGAGTTGACCGCGGAGGGCCAGGCTTCTCCGTACTTCGCGCACATGGCGCCCAAGTCGGAGGTATTCCATTGGCACGGAGACACGTTCGAGTTGCCCGCCGGCGCGGTCCACGCCGCCAAGAGCGAGGCCTGCCAAAACCAGGCCTTTATATATAAGGATAGCGTCGTCGCGCTTCAGTTCCACATGGAGACCACGCCGCAGAGCGCGGGAGACCTGCTCCAGCATTGCTCGGACGAACTGGTCCATGCCCCATATATCCAGTCGGCTCCGGAGATTCTGGCGGAGCCGGAGCAGTTCCAGGAGATTAACAACGCGATGACCGGTTTGTTGACGGCAATGGAAAAGAAGGCAAAGTCAGTATGA
- a CDS encoding 2-isopropylmalate synthase — protein sequence MTKHVRFFDTTMRDGEQTPGVHITADQKVEIAQALEAFGVATVEAGFPASSPGDFAAVERVAETVRRCEVAALARCVPGDIEAVARALEHAVHPVIHVFLGVSDVHLTRKLGITRSDAIRTIETCVQQARQYCERVQFSAEDATRTDRIFLRQCIETAITAGASRVNIPDTVGYAMPHEYGDLIAEVVRFVEGRAIVSAHCHDDMGMATANSVAAVEAGARQVEVTVNGIGERAGNASAEQVAVVLALKAVAESGVDLSRITAISRRVAEVTGVPIQPNTPIVGANAFAHASGIHQDGIIKDPENYEFVPPTLVGAPGHKFVFTARSGRRAIAHRAAAMGRPLDARTVDAVYRDFLQVAEQRRGEVPDEEIAAMIQRAACV from the coding sequence ATGACTAAGCACGTGCGATTTTTCGATACCACGATGCGCGACGGCGAACAGACGCCGGGCGTGCACATTACCGCCGATCAGAAAGTTGAGATTGCCCAAGCCCTGGAAGCCTTTGGCGTTGCGACCGTCGAGGCGGGTTTCCCGGCGTCGTCGCCTGGAGACTTTGCGGCGGTGGAGCGCGTCGCGGAGACGGTGCGGCGTTGCGAGGTGGCGGCGCTGGCCCGCTGTGTGCCCGGCGACATCGAGGCGGTAGCGCGCGCGCTGGAGCACGCCGTTCACCCGGTTATCCATGTCTTTCTGGGAGTCTCCGATGTCCACCTGACCCGGAAGCTGGGCATCACCCGATCCGACGCGATCCGGACCATTGAAACCTGCGTTCAACAAGCGCGGCAGTATTGCGAGCGCGTGCAGTTCAGCGCGGAGGATGCCACGCGCACGGACCGGATCTTCCTGCGTCAATGCATCGAGACGGCCATCACGGCCGGCGCTTCCCGGGTCAACATCCCTGACACCGTCGGCTATGCCATGCCGCACGAATACGGCGATTTGATCGCCGAGGTCGTGCGCTTCGTGGAGGGCCGGGCCATCGTGTCCGCTCACTGCCACGACGACATGGGCATGGCGACGGCGAATTCTGTTGCCGCGGTTGAAGCAGGGGCACGCCAGGTGGAAGTCACGGTGAACGGAATCGGCGAGCGCGCAGGCAATGCATCCGCTGAGCAGGTGGCCGTCGTTCTGGCGTTGAAGGCGGTGGCCGAATCGGGTGTGGACCTGTCGCGCATCACGGCCATCAGCAGGAGGGTGGCGGAGGTCACGGGCGTGCCGATTCAACCCAACACGCCTATCGTCGGCGCGAACGCTTTCGCGCATGCCTCCGGAATTCACCAGGACGGAATCATCAAGGACCCGGAAAACTACGAGTTTGTCCCTCCCACGTTGGTGGGTGCGCCGGGACACAAGTTTGTGTTTACGGCACGGTCCGGGCGCAGGGCCATTGCGCATCGCGCCGCCGCGATGGGACGTCCGCTGGACGCGAGGACGGTCGATGCGGTCTACCGGGATTTTCTGCAAGTAGCCGAGCAGCGCCGGGGCGAAGTGCCCGATGAGGAGATCGCGGCGATGATTCAGCGGGCCGCCTGTGTGTAG